In Mauremys reevesii isolate NIE-2019 linkage group 20, ASM1616193v1, whole genome shotgun sequence, the following are encoded in one genomic region:
- the VEZF1 gene encoding vascular endothelial zinc finger 1 isoform X3 → MEANWTAFLFQAHEASHHQQQAAQNSLLPLLSSAVEPPDQKPILPLPITQKPQPAPETLKDAIVGIKKEKPKTSFVCTYCSKAFRDSYHLRRHESCHTGIKLVSRPKKTPTTMVPLISTIAGDNSRTSLVSTIAGILSTVTTSSSATNPSSSAGATAMAVTQTVKKPSKPVKKNHACEMCGKAFRDVYHLNRHKLSHSDEKPFECPICNQRFKRKDRMTYHVRSHEGGITKPYTCGVCGKGFSRYHVENPRPDHLSCHVKHVHSTERPFKCQTCTAAFATKDRLRTHMVRHEGKVSCNICGKLLSAAYITSHLKTHGQSQSINCNTCKQGISKTCMSEETSNQKQQQQQQQQHVTNWPGKQVETLRLWEEAVKARKKECQFTFEKAIEYVPFEAANLCQTSTAATTPVTLTTPFNITSSVASGTITNPVTVAAAMSMRSPVNVSSAVNISSPMNLGHPVTITSPLSMTSPLTLTTPVNLPTPVTAPVNIAHPVTITSPMNLQTPMTLAGPLNIAMRPVESMPFLPQALPTSPPW, encoded by the exons ATGGAGGCCAACTGGACCGCGTTCCTCTTTCAG GCACATGAAGCCTCACATCACCAACAGCAGGCAGCACAGAACAGTTTGCTGCCCCTCCTGAGCTCCGCTGTTGAGCCACCTGATCAGAAGCCGATTCTACCCTTACCAATAACCCAGAAACCTCAGCCTGCACCAGAAACATTAAAGGATGCTATTGTTGGGATTAAAAAGGAAAAACCTAAAACCTCCTTTGTATGCACCTACTGCAGCAAAGCTTTCAGGGACAGCTACCATTTGAGGCGCCATGAGTCCTGCCACACAGGGATAAAGTTAGTGTCACGGCCAAAGAAAACTCCCACCACAATGGTGCCCCTAATCTCAACTATTGCTGGCGACAACAGCCGAACTTCATTGGTTTCAACTATCGCAGGCATCCTGTCAACGGTCACTACATCTTCCTCTGCGACCAACCCCAGCAGTAGTGCTGGTGCAACAGCCATGGCTGTGACTCAGACAGTGAAGAAGCCCAGCAAGCCTGTTAAGAAGAACCATGCTTGTGAGATGTGTGGAAAAGCCTTCCGGGATGTGTACCACCTCAACCGGCATAAGCTATCCCACTCAGATGAAAAACCTTTTGAATGTCCAATTTGTAATCAGCGCTTCAAGAGGAAGGACCGCATGACCTATCACGTGAGGTCTCATGAAGGTGGCATCACCAAACCATACACCTGTGGTGTTTGTGGAAAAGGCTTCTCGAGGTACCATGTAGAAAATCCCAG GCCTGATCACTTAAGCTGTCATGTCAAACACGTTCACTCAACAGAGAGACCCTTCAAATGCCAA ACATGCACTGCTGCCTTTGCCACCAAAGACAGACTGCGGACACACATGGTGCGCCATGAAGGAAAGGTATCGTGTAATATCTGTGGTAAACTTCTGAGTGCAGCGTATATCACCAGCCACTTAAAGACACATGGGCAGAGCCAAAGTATCAACTGTAATACCTGTAAACAAGGCATCAGTAAAA CATGCATGAGTGAGGAGACCAGcaaccagaagcagcagcagcagcagcaacaacaacatgTAACAAACTGGCCTGGAAAGCAGGTAGAGACTCTGAGATTATGGGAAGAAGCAGTCAAAGCAAGGAAGAAAG AATGTCAATTCACCTTTGAGAAGGCTATAGAGTACGTACCATTCG AAGCTGCTAACTTGTGCCAAACCTCCACTGCTGCTACTACGCCTGTGACTCTTACTACTCCATTCAATATAACGTCCTCTGTGGCTTCTGGGACTATCACAAACCCAGTCACAGTGGCAGCTGCAATGAGCATGAGAAGTCCAGTAAATGTATCAAGTGCAGTTAATATATCCAGTCCGATGAACCTAGGGCATCCTGTAACTATAACAAGTCCATTATCCATGACATCTCCATTAACGCTCACAACACCGGTCAATTTACCTACCCCAGTAACTGCTCCAGTGAATATAGCACATCCAGTCACTATAACATCTCCTATGAATCTCCAAACGCCAATGACGTTAGCAGGTCCATTAAATATAGCAATGAGACCGGTAGAGAGCATGCCTTTCCTGCCTCAAGCCTTGCCCACATCTCCTCCTTGGTAA
- the VEZF1 gene encoding vascular endothelial zinc finger 1 isoform X1 encodes MEANWTAFLFQAHEASHHQQQAAQNSLLPLLSSAVEPPDQKPILPLPITQKPQPAPETLKDAIVGIKKEKPKTSFVCTYCSKAFRDSYHLRRHESCHTGIKLVSRPKKTPTTMVPLISTIAGDNSRTSLVSTIAGILSTVTTSSSATNPSSSAGATAMAVTQTVKKPSKPVKKNHACEMCGKAFRDVYHLNRHKLSHSDEKPFECPICNQRFKRKDRMTYHVRSHEGGITKPYTCGVCGKGFSRYHVENPRRAQVLAFRNQEGLNYHSKGLGEPDILEDWPDHLSCHVKHVHSTERPFKCQTCTAAFATKDRLRTHMVRHEGKVSCNICGKLLSAAYITSHLKTHGQSQSINCNTCKQGISKTCMSEETSNQKQQQQQQQQHVTNWPGKQVETLRLWEEAVKARKKECQFTFEKAIEYVPFEAANLCQTSTAATTPVTLTTPFNITSSVASGTITNPVTVAAAMSMRSPVNVSSAVNISSPMNLGHPVTITSPLSMTSPLTLTTPVNLPTPVTAPVNIAHPVTITSPMNLQTPMTLAGPLNIAMRPVESMPFLPQALPTSPPW; translated from the exons ATGGAGGCCAACTGGACCGCGTTCCTCTTTCAG GCACATGAAGCCTCACATCACCAACAGCAGGCAGCACAGAACAGTTTGCTGCCCCTCCTGAGCTCCGCTGTTGAGCCACCTGATCAGAAGCCGATTCTACCCTTACCAATAACCCAGAAACCTCAGCCTGCACCAGAAACATTAAAGGATGCTATTGTTGGGATTAAAAAGGAAAAACCTAAAACCTCCTTTGTATGCACCTACTGCAGCAAAGCTTTCAGGGACAGCTACCATTTGAGGCGCCATGAGTCCTGCCACACAGGGATAAAGTTAGTGTCACGGCCAAAGAAAACTCCCACCACAATGGTGCCCCTAATCTCAACTATTGCTGGCGACAACAGCCGAACTTCATTGGTTTCAACTATCGCAGGCATCCTGTCAACGGTCACTACATCTTCCTCTGCGACCAACCCCAGCAGTAGTGCTGGTGCAACAGCCATGGCTGTGACTCAGACAGTGAAGAAGCCCAGCAAGCCTGTTAAGAAGAACCATGCTTGTGAGATGTGTGGAAAAGCCTTCCGGGATGTGTACCACCTCAACCGGCATAAGCTATCCCACTCAGATGAAAAACCTTTTGAATGTCCAATTTGTAATCAGCGCTTCAAGAGGAAGGACCGCATGACCTATCACGTGAGGTCTCATGAAGGTGGCATCACCAAACCATACACCTGTGGTGTTTGTGGAAAAGGCTTCTCGAGGTACCATGTAGAAAATCCCAGGCGAGCTCAAGTATTGGCTTTTCGTAATCAAGAAGGGTTAAACTATCATAGCAAGGGGCTAGGAGAACCAGACATCTTAGAAGATTG GCCTGATCACTTAAGCTGTCATGTCAAACACGTTCACTCAACAGAGAGACCCTTCAAATGCCAA ACATGCACTGCTGCCTTTGCCACCAAAGACAGACTGCGGACACACATGGTGCGCCATGAAGGAAAGGTATCGTGTAATATCTGTGGTAAACTTCTGAGTGCAGCGTATATCACCAGCCACTTAAAGACACATGGGCAGAGCCAAAGTATCAACTGTAATACCTGTAAACAAGGCATCAGTAAAA CATGCATGAGTGAGGAGACCAGcaaccagaagcagcagcagcagcagcaacaacaacatgTAACAAACTGGCCTGGAAAGCAGGTAGAGACTCTGAGATTATGGGAAGAAGCAGTCAAAGCAAGGAAGAAAG AATGTCAATTCACCTTTGAGAAGGCTATAGAGTACGTACCATTCG AAGCTGCTAACTTGTGCCAAACCTCCACTGCTGCTACTACGCCTGTGACTCTTACTACTCCATTCAATATAACGTCCTCTGTGGCTTCTGGGACTATCACAAACCCAGTCACAGTGGCAGCTGCAATGAGCATGAGAAGTCCAGTAAATGTATCAAGTGCAGTTAATATATCCAGTCCGATGAACCTAGGGCATCCTGTAACTATAACAAGTCCATTATCCATGACATCTCCATTAACGCTCACAACACCGGTCAATTTACCTACCCCAGTAACTGCTCCAGTGAATATAGCACATCCAGTCACTATAACATCTCCTATGAATCTCCAAACGCCAATGACGTTAGCAGGTCCATTAAATATAGCAATGAGACCGGTAGAGAGCATGCCTTTCCTGCCTCAAGCCTTGCCCACATCTCCTCCTTGGTAA
- the VEZF1 gene encoding vascular endothelial zinc finger 1 isoform X5: MEANWTAFLFQAHEASHHQQQAAQNSLLPLLSSAVEPPDQKPILPLPITQKPQPAPETLKDAIVGIKKEKPKTSFVCTYCSKAFRDSYHLRRHESCHTGIKLVSRPKKTPTTMVPLISTIAGDNSRTSLVSTIAGILSTVTTSSSATNPSSSAGATAMAVTQTVKKPSKPVKKNHACEMCGKAFRDVYHLNRHKLSHSDEKPFECPICNQRFKRKDRMTYHVRSHEGGITKPYTCGVCGKGFSRPDHLSCHVKHVHSTERPFKCQTCTAAFATKDRLRTHMVRHEGKVSCNICGKLLSAAYITSHLKTHGQSQSINCNTCKQGISKTCMSEETSNQKQQQQQQQQHVTNWPGKQVETLRLWEEAVKARKKEAANLCQTSTAATTPVTLTTPFNITSSVASGTITNPVTVAAAMSMRSPVNVSSAVNISSPMNLGHPVTITSPLSMTSPLTLTTPVNLPTPVTAPVNIAHPVTITSPMNLQTPMTLAGPLNIAMRPVESMPFLPQALPTSPPW, encoded by the exons ATGGAGGCCAACTGGACCGCGTTCCTCTTTCAG GCACATGAAGCCTCACATCACCAACAGCAGGCAGCACAGAACAGTTTGCTGCCCCTCCTGAGCTCCGCTGTTGAGCCACCTGATCAGAAGCCGATTCTACCCTTACCAATAACCCAGAAACCTCAGCCTGCACCAGAAACATTAAAGGATGCTATTGTTGGGATTAAAAAGGAAAAACCTAAAACCTCCTTTGTATGCACCTACTGCAGCAAAGCTTTCAGGGACAGCTACCATTTGAGGCGCCATGAGTCCTGCCACACAGGGATAAAGTTAGTGTCACGGCCAAAGAAAACTCCCACCACAATGGTGCCCCTAATCTCAACTATTGCTGGCGACAACAGCCGAACTTCATTGGTTTCAACTATCGCAGGCATCCTGTCAACGGTCACTACATCTTCCTCTGCGACCAACCCCAGCAGTAGTGCTGGTGCAACAGCCATGGCTGTGACTCAGACAGTGAAGAAGCCCAGCAAGCCTGTTAAGAAGAACCATGCTTGTGAGATGTGTGGAAAAGCCTTCCGGGATGTGTACCACCTCAACCGGCATAAGCTATCCCACTCAGATGAAAAACCTTTTGAATGTCCAATTTGTAATCAGCGCTTCAAGAGGAAGGACCGCATGACCTATCACGTGAGGTCTCATGAAGGTGGCATCACCAAACCATACACCTGTGGTGTTTGTGGAAAAGGCTTCTCGAG GCCTGATCACTTAAGCTGTCATGTCAAACACGTTCACTCAACAGAGAGACCCTTCAAATGCCAA ACATGCACTGCTGCCTTTGCCACCAAAGACAGACTGCGGACACACATGGTGCGCCATGAAGGAAAGGTATCGTGTAATATCTGTGGTAAACTTCTGAGTGCAGCGTATATCACCAGCCACTTAAAGACACATGGGCAGAGCCAAAGTATCAACTGTAATACCTGTAAACAAGGCATCAGTAAAA CATGCATGAGTGAGGAGACCAGcaaccagaagcagcagcagcagcagcaacaacaacatgTAACAAACTGGCCTGGAAAGCAGGTAGAGACTCTGAGATTATGGGAAGAAGCAGTCAAAGCAAGGAAGAAAG AAGCTGCTAACTTGTGCCAAACCTCCACTGCTGCTACTACGCCTGTGACTCTTACTACTCCATTCAATATAACGTCCTCTGTGGCTTCTGGGACTATCACAAACCCAGTCACAGTGGCAGCTGCAATGAGCATGAGAAGTCCAGTAAATGTATCAAGTGCAGTTAATATATCCAGTCCGATGAACCTAGGGCATCCTGTAACTATAACAAGTCCATTATCCATGACATCTCCATTAACGCTCACAACACCGGTCAATTTACCTACCCCAGTAACTGCTCCAGTGAATATAGCACATCCAGTCACTATAACATCTCCTATGAATCTCCAAACGCCAATGACGTTAGCAGGTCCATTAAATATAGCAATGAGACCGGTAGAGAGCATGCCTTTCCTGCCTCAAGCCTTGCCCACATCTCCTCCTTGGTAA
- the VEZF1 gene encoding vascular endothelial zinc finger 1 isoform X4: protein MEANWTAFLFQAHEASHHQQQAAQNSLLPLLSSAVEPPDQKPILPLPITQKPQPAPETLKDAIVGIKKEKPKTSFVCTYCSKAFRDSYHLRRHESCHTGIKLVSRPKKTPTTMVPLISTIAGDNSRTSLVSTIAGILSTVTTSSSATNPSSSAGATAMAVTQTVKKPSKPVKKNHACEMCGKAFRDVYHLNRHKLSHSDEKPFECPICNQRFKRKDRMTYHVRSHEGGITKPYTCGVCGKGFSRPDHLSCHVKHVHSTERPFKCQTCTAAFATKDRLRTHMVRHEGKVSCNICGKLLSAAYITSHLKTHGQSQSINCNTCKQGISKTCMSEETSNQKQQQQQQQQHVTNWPGKQVETLRLWEEAVKARKKECQFTFEKAIEYVPFEAANLCQTSTAATTPVTLTTPFNITSSVASGTITNPVTVAAAMSMRSPVNVSSAVNISSPMNLGHPVTITSPLSMTSPLTLTTPVNLPTPVTAPVNIAHPVTITSPMNLQTPMTLAGPLNIAMRPVESMPFLPQALPTSPPW from the exons ATGGAGGCCAACTGGACCGCGTTCCTCTTTCAG GCACATGAAGCCTCACATCACCAACAGCAGGCAGCACAGAACAGTTTGCTGCCCCTCCTGAGCTCCGCTGTTGAGCCACCTGATCAGAAGCCGATTCTACCCTTACCAATAACCCAGAAACCTCAGCCTGCACCAGAAACATTAAAGGATGCTATTGTTGGGATTAAAAAGGAAAAACCTAAAACCTCCTTTGTATGCACCTACTGCAGCAAAGCTTTCAGGGACAGCTACCATTTGAGGCGCCATGAGTCCTGCCACACAGGGATAAAGTTAGTGTCACGGCCAAAGAAAACTCCCACCACAATGGTGCCCCTAATCTCAACTATTGCTGGCGACAACAGCCGAACTTCATTGGTTTCAACTATCGCAGGCATCCTGTCAACGGTCACTACATCTTCCTCTGCGACCAACCCCAGCAGTAGTGCTGGTGCAACAGCCATGGCTGTGACTCAGACAGTGAAGAAGCCCAGCAAGCCTGTTAAGAAGAACCATGCTTGTGAGATGTGTGGAAAAGCCTTCCGGGATGTGTACCACCTCAACCGGCATAAGCTATCCCACTCAGATGAAAAACCTTTTGAATGTCCAATTTGTAATCAGCGCTTCAAGAGGAAGGACCGCATGACCTATCACGTGAGGTCTCATGAAGGTGGCATCACCAAACCATACACCTGTGGTGTTTGTGGAAAAGGCTTCTCGAG GCCTGATCACTTAAGCTGTCATGTCAAACACGTTCACTCAACAGAGAGACCCTTCAAATGCCAA ACATGCACTGCTGCCTTTGCCACCAAAGACAGACTGCGGACACACATGGTGCGCCATGAAGGAAAGGTATCGTGTAATATCTGTGGTAAACTTCTGAGTGCAGCGTATATCACCAGCCACTTAAAGACACATGGGCAGAGCCAAAGTATCAACTGTAATACCTGTAAACAAGGCATCAGTAAAA CATGCATGAGTGAGGAGACCAGcaaccagaagcagcagcagcagcagcaacaacaacatgTAACAAACTGGCCTGGAAAGCAGGTAGAGACTCTGAGATTATGGGAAGAAGCAGTCAAAGCAAGGAAGAAAG AATGTCAATTCACCTTTGAGAAGGCTATAGAGTACGTACCATTCG AAGCTGCTAACTTGTGCCAAACCTCCACTGCTGCTACTACGCCTGTGACTCTTACTACTCCATTCAATATAACGTCCTCTGTGGCTTCTGGGACTATCACAAACCCAGTCACAGTGGCAGCTGCAATGAGCATGAGAAGTCCAGTAAATGTATCAAGTGCAGTTAATATATCCAGTCCGATGAACCTAGGGCATCCTGTAACTATAACAAGTCCATTATCCATGACATCTCCATTAACGCTCACAACACCGGTCAATTTACCTACCCCAGTAACTGCTCCAGTGAATATAGCACATCCAGTCACTATAACATCTCCTATGAATCTCCAAACGCCAATGACGTTAGCAGGTCCATTAAATATAGCAATGAGACCGGTAGAGAGCATGCCTTTCCTGCCTCAAGCCTTGCCCACATCTCCTCCTTGGTAA
- the VEZF1 gene encoding vascular endothelial zinc finger 1 isoform X2, which translates to MEANWTAFLFQAHEASHHQQQAAQNSLLPLLSSAVEPPDQKPILPLPITQKPQPAPETLKDAIVGIKKEKPKTSFVCTYCSKAFRDSYHLRRHESCHTGIKLVSRPKKTPTTMVPLISTIAGDNSRTSLVSTIAGILSTVTTSSSATNPSSSAGATAMAVTQTVKKPSKPVKKNHACEMCGKAFRDVYHLNRHKLSHSDEKPFECPICNQRFKRKDRMTYHVRSHEGGITKPYTCGVCGKGFSRYHVENPRRAQVLAFRNQEGLNYHSKGLGEPDILEDWPDHLSCHVKHVHSTERPFKCQTCTAAFATKDRLRTHMVRHEGKVSCNICGKLLSAAYITSHLKTHGQSQSINCNTCKQGISKTCMSEETSNQKQQQQQQQQHVTNWPGKQVETLRLWEEAVKARKKEAANLCQTSTAATTPVTLTTPFNITSSVASGTITNPVTVAAAMSMRSPVNVSSAVNISSPMNLGHPVTITSPLSMTSPLTLTTPVNLPTPVTAPVNIAHPVTITSPMNLQTPMTLAGPLNIAMRPVESMPFLPQALPTSPPW; encoded by the exons ATGGAGGCCAACTGGACCGCGTTCCTCTTTCAG GCACATGAAGCCTCACATCACCAACAGCAGGCAGCACAGAACAGTTTGCTGCCCCTCCTGAGCTCCGCTGTTGAGCCACCTGATCAGAAGCCGATTCTACCCTTACCAATAACCCAGAAACCTCAGCCTGCACCAGAAACATTAAAGGATGCTATTGTTGGGATTAAAAAGGAAAAACCTAAAACCTCCTTTGTATGCACCTACTGCAGCAAAGCTTTCAGGGACAGCTACCATTTGAGGCGCCATGAGTCCTGCCACACAGGGATAAAGTTAGTGTCACGGCCAAAGAAAACTCCCACCACAATGGTGCCCCTAATCTCAACTATTGCTGGCGACAACAGCCGAACTTCATTGGTTTCAACTATCGCAGGCATCCTGTCAACGGTCACTACATCTTCCTCTGCGACCAACCCCAGCAGTAGTGCTGGTGCAACAGCCATGGCTGTGACTCAGACAGTGAAGAAGCCCAGCAAGCCTGTTAAGAAGAACCATGCTTGTGAGATGTGTGGAAAAGCCTTCCGGGATGTGTACCACCTCAACCGGCATAAGCTATCCCACTCAGATGAAAAACCTTTTGAATGTCCAATTTGTAATCAGCGCTTCAAGAGGAAGGACCGCATGACCTATCACGTGAGGTCTCATGAAGGTGGCATCACCAAACCATACACCTGTGGTGTTTGTGGAAAAGGCTTCTCGAGGTACCATGTAGAAAATCCCAGGCGAGCTCAAGTATTGGCTTTTCGTAATCAAGAAGGGTTAAACTATCATAGCAAGGGGCTAGGAGAACCAGACATCTTAGAAGATTG GCCTGATCACTTAAGCTGTCATGTCAAACACGTTCACTCAACAGAGAGACCCTTCAAATGCCAA ACATGCACTGCTGCCTTTGCCACCAAAGACAGACTGCGGACACACATGGTGCGCCATGAAGGAAAGGTATCGTGTAATATCTGTGGTAAACTTCTGAGTGCAGCGTATATCACCAGCCACTTAAAGACACATGGGCAGAGCCAAAGTATCAACTGTAATACCTGTAAACAAGGCATCAGTAAAA CATGCATGAGTGAGGAGACCAGcaaccagaagcagcagcagcagcagcaacaacaacatgTAACAAACTGGCCTGGAAAGCAGGTAGAGACTCTGAGATTATGGGAAGAAGCAGTCAAAGCAAGGAAGAAAG AAGCTGCTAACTTGTGCCAAACCTCCACTGCTGCTACTACGCCTGTGACTCTTACTACTCCATTCAATATAACGTCCTCTGTGGCTTCTGGGACTATCACAAACCCAGTCACAGTGGCAGCTGCAATGAGCATGAGAAGTCCAGTAAATGTATCAAGTGCAGTTAATATATCCAGTCCGATGAACCTAGGGCATCCTGTAACTATAACAAGTCCATTATCCATGACATCTCCATTAACGCTCACAACACCGGTCAATTTACCTACCCCAGTAACTGCTCCAGTGAATATAGCACATCCAGTCACTATAACATCTCCTATGAATCTCCAAACGCCAATGACGTTAGCAGGTCCATTAAATATAGCAATGAGACCGGTAGAGAGCATGCCTTTCCTGCCTCAAGCCTTGCCCACATCTCCTCCTTGGTAA